A single region of the Brachypodium distachyon strain Bd21 chromosome 3, Brachypodium_distachyon_v3.0, whole genome shotgun sequence genome encodes:
- the LOC100839211 gene encoding MADS-box transcription factor 22-like: MARERREIKRIESSAARQVTFSKRRRGLFKKAEELSVLCDADVALIVFSSTGKLSQFASSSMNEIIDKYSTHSKNLGKADKPSLDLNLEHSKYANLNDQLAEASLRLRQMRGEELDGLSVEELQQLEKKLETGLHRVLQTKDQQFLEQINELQRKSSQLAEENMQLRNQVSQIPTAGKLVVADTENVIAEDGQSSDSVMTALHSGSSQDNDDGSDVSLKLALPCVPWKK; this comes from the exons ATGGCGCGGGAGCGGCGGGAGATAAAGCGAATAGAgagcagcgcggcgcggcaggtCACCTTCTccaagcgccgccgcgggctctTCAAGAAGGCCGAGGAGCTCTCCGTGCTCTGCGACGCCGACGTCGCGCTCAtcgtcttctcctccaccggcAAGCTCTCCCAGTTCGCCAGCTCCAG TATGAATGAGATCATCGACAAGTACAGCACACATTCTAAGAACCTGGGAAAAGCAGACAAGCCATCTCTTGACTTGAAT CTAGAGCATAGCAAATATGCAAATTTGAATGATCAACTTGCTGAAGCTAGTCTTCGACTCAG ACAGATGAGAGGTGAGGAGCTCGATGGCTTGAgtgttgaagaactccagcaattggagaagaagcttGAAACTGGTCTGCACAGGGTCCTTCAAACAAAA GATCAACAATTCTTGGAACAGATCAATGAACTCCAGAGAAAG AGTTCACAGCTGGCAGAGGAGAACATGCAACTGAGGAATCAA GTATCACAGATACCTACAGCCGGCAAGTTAGTGGTTGCTGATACCGAAAATGTTATTGCTGAAGATGGACAGTCCTCTGATTCTGTGATGACTGCATTGCACTCTGGAAGCTCACAGGATAATGATGACGGTTCGGATGTATCCCTGAAATTAGC GTTGCCTTGCGTTCCATGGAAGAAGTAA